CGTTGAACGGACTTCTTATCGACAGGAATCAATGAAAAAAGCGTATCTGCTCAGAACATTTTCATGGCAAGACATTTAAGTCCAGTACGGCTTTGAGCAAGGATCTCCTAACTGCCTCTTGCTGCCCGAAACCGTTTCGGCTCACGGCATCCATCACAGCGTGGACGAGAAAGGCGTCAGCATCCGCTGAGCTGTCCAAAGGATGGGGGTCCACTTCAAATCTTTGAGAATAACTACCCAGGATATCGATGGCTGCCGTGATCTGTGAAACCAAAGAGGGGGGACAATCTTCTCCATGAACTGGACCTGCCTACAGCTATACCCACCATAAAAGTAAGTGAATCCCTACTAACGCGGTTTGGTCGATATAGATATATTCTCATCCAAGGCTGGATCAGCAATTTGTGTTGATGTTTTTCTCATTCTGGCCCCTCTCGTAGGTCCGAAGAACAGGATTGCCAAGTGGTGCTGTAGTCCTAAAAAGCTGAATGCAGAAGAGGATAATCTTCAAGTCTCGAGTTTGGGTTTCCAAGCAATCAGTCGACGTGGTGAAGTTGTTCTTGATTAACATTTAAAAGTCAGGAGGATGTCATGGATATCGCAAAGGATAAATTTGAAGTCCCGAAAAAAGAAGGTTTCGGAGAATCTCGGCTCGATACCTCCGTCGAACGGGGCATGGGGGATCGCAAATCTGAATCCTGGGACAAGGCGGAGAAGGAGTTTGGTGATGCCTATCAAAAAACAGGCAAAGCCATGCATCAAACGTATGATCGGGCAATGCATTACAGTAGCGAACACCCGGGCAAGACCGTGCTTATGGCGTTAGGAATAGGTGTCGGGCTGGGCTTTGTCTGGGGTGCAAGTGCCCGGCATTACCGTAGAAACCAGTTTATCGAACCTATCACTTATGCGCTTTCGGACGTTGTCCAGAAAGTGCTTCGATAAATTGCCATGTATTGAACCGGAACATCAAAAAATCATGGGAGTTCGTTATGAATAGATTACAACCTGAACAAGGTTACAGCTTTGTTGATCATACCGCGGTATCCGTGGATGAGCTGAGAAATTCCTATGTATATGATTCCAATCATAAACAAATCTCCGGTGTAAAAGATGTGATTGTCACGTCAGATAGGGTTGAGAAGTTTATCCTCGATGTCGGCGGATTTCTCGGAATTGGTGCGCACACCGTTGCGATCTCTCCCAGTGAAATCGAGATCCATAAGAACAATCTTGGTGATATCCGTATTTATATTCCAATGACGAAAGAGCAATTGAAAGATCTTCCTGAGTATGCAGGTAAGACATCGACCTTTTGATTATGTTGATAGAGCCCGTTCGTCATCAAAGCGAATGACGGACGGGCTTCAAACGGAACTGGCTGAATCCTAGTTTCCGGCAAATCGCAGTTCTTATCATTCATGAGGTAAACAATGGACTATCAAAGATACGATAAACCAGACCTAACCGCGGCAGAGCCTCAGGCTTCAGGGAAGCCGACGGCTTTCGAAAACGTCAAAAAAACTCTTGCCGATCAACTGGATGCGGCCGCTGAGGCATTGGGTGGAAAGACGGGGGATCAGGTTGGCCATGAGGCTGTTGCCGAGTATGGAAATCAGGCATCGGAGTGGCTGGGAAAATCAGCTGATTATGTTCGAAAATTTGATTTAGAACAGGCAGATGCCGATGTCCGGGAATGCATCCGACAGCACCCAGGTCCCAGCCTTTTGGCAGCAGGAGTAGTAGGTTTTCTCGTTGGAGCAATGATCCGGCGAAGGTAAGGAGGCTATTTCTCCATGGAAAACAAAATGGAAAGCAAAAGTCCTGCACAAGGCGAATCTTTTCGTGAGCTATTTGAACAACTTGCCAGCAACTTGTCAAATATAGTTCGCGATGAAATCGAACTTGTCATTCGAAGAGCCCAGGAAAAGGCGGCGGAGTTTCGTGGCGGAGTCGTAGCGCTGATCATAGGTGCGGTTATCTGCTTTATCGCTTTCATACCTCTCAGTATCGCACTCATCATCTGGCTCGCTTCACATATGGCCCCTGCCATGGCGGCGCTCGTCAGCGGAGGGGCGTTCTTATTTCTTGGAGTCCTCATTGCCCTTATCGGCTATACGAAATTGAAAAAAGCGTTTCGGAAGTAAAAAAACCGCATTCAGGAGGACAAAGAAATGAATGATGTTACAGGTGCCAATAACACGCCGAATAGTGAGCGTAGCGTTGAAGATATTCGTCAGGATATAGCCAGGGAGAAAGAGAACATATCTCATACGGTGGAGCAAATCGGCTCGCGGTTCAAATCAAAAATGGATTGGCGAGAACAGGTAAGTAAAAATCCGTATATATCATTGGGAGTTGCCGCCAGCTTGGGCTATCTTGCTTCCAGGGCTTTGATGCCGCGCCCCACTCCCTTGGAACGACTTCTACACCCGATTGCGGACGAAGTTCGTGATACGCTCCAAGTTCTGATGCCCCCCAGGTCTGGCCCCGGCATCATCAGGTTGACCCTGACAGGTATTGCTACAAGGATTGCGTCCAATATGCTCAAGGATGCCTCAAAAAAAGTCACCAATGGAGTATCCGAAGCTTCCGCGCATTCACGACGTGGTTCAACCACGGGAATGCCAAGTGGTTATGAATCTTATTAATAATCAGTCCAAATTATTTGAACCTTTCAACGAGAGGGAGGACAGCATGGATATTGAAAAAAATAAGTTTGAGACTTCAAGTCGGCAGGGTGTTACGGGACTCGGCGACGAAAGTGCCGAAGATAAGGGCATGAAGGAGCGCGGCGCGGAATTTTTCGCTAAAGCAGAAAGATCCGCAAGTGACGCATACGATAAAGCAGAGCAGATGGCTGGTGAAAGATACCGACAGGTCAGGAACTACAGTAGCGAACACCCTGGCAAAGTCGTACTTGTTGCATTTGGTATTGGATTGGCAATCGGCTATATTATCTCAGCGAGCACTCAACATCACTCAAGATTAGATGATCTCCAGAGATATCTACGTTAGCAGGCTGTAAAAAATCCCTGCTGGCTGCGTTGCTGCAAAAAGTTCAAACCCTCACCTATGAT
The sequence above is drawn from the Desulfonatronum thiosulfatophilum genome and encodes:
- a CDS encoding PRC-barrel domain-containing protein encodes the protein MNRLQPEQGYSFVDHTAVSVDELRNSYVYDSNHKQISGVKDVIVTSDRVEKFILDVGGFLGIGAHTVAISPSEIEIHKNNLGDIRIYIPMTKEQLKDLPEYAGKTSTF
- a CDS encoding phage holin family protein, translated to MENKMESKSPAQGESFRELFEQLASNLSNIVRDEIELVIRRAQEKAAEFRGGVVALIIGAVICFIAFIPLSIALIIWLASHMAPAMAALVSGGAFLFLGVLIALIGYTKLKKAFRK